The Actinomycetota bacterium genome includes the window GTGCCAACAGCCATGCGCCCTGGGGAGTCTTTCGGCAACGATGCAGGAGTCGGGACTCTCTTCGGGTCCGCCGATCCAGACCCGTCGAACAACCGAGACGCGGTCCGCTTCAGCATCGAGGCGTGCGAGGAAGGGATGGACGCCCGCGGCGCCTCTCGCGGCGTGTCGATCACCGGCACACGCGGGCCGGACATCATCTGCGGCTCCCGGTTCGGCGACTCCATCAACGGACTCGGCGGCGCGGACGTGATATTCGCCTACGGCGGCAACGACGCCGTCAACGGTGGGACCGGAGACGACTACGTGGACGGCGGGTCCGGCAACGACGCGATCCGCGGGGGCCCCGGACGCGACCGCATAGTGGGTGGTCCGGGCCGGGATGCCTGCAGAGCGGAAGTCAGCACCCGCTGCTGAGCGAGCATGGGTAATGACGTGTACCTGAGACGACGCGCAACCACCCGAACAGCCCTTCTGGCGGTGGCAGCGATCATCTCGGGCGTCGCGTTCGCCCCGCCGGCACTCGCTGCCTCCGCGGACGTGCAGGTCGAGAAGACGTGTCGGAACCTCACTGCCAATAGGGGGGCCGGACACCAGACACCCGACCCGGACGACGAGGTGAGTGTGGCTCCCGGCGACAGGATCAGATGCACGATCGCAGTCACGAACAACGGCCCGGACGATTCAGAGTTCGTGAGCCTGTTCGACGATGTGCCGCCGGGGGTGACCGTGGAGAACGGACCCTCCTCGCAGCCTCCTCCGCCCGAGGGGTTCACGTGTGAGATCACCCAAGACGGGGATCTGATGTGCGAGGACCCCGAGCTACCTGAAGGGTCGACGAACTTCGTCACGTACGTCTTCAGGATTCCCGATGACGCCCGACCCGGAGATGCCTTTCGCAACTTCGCTTTCTCAGACCCATTCACGGACGACGCCGACACGTCGAACAACAGCGACGCCGTCAGGTTCGCCGTCGAAGAGTGCGAGGATGGGATCGACGCTCGCTTCGCGCGCCGGGGCGTCTCCATAACCGGCACCCGAGGTCCGGACATCATCTGCGGCTCCCGCTTCGGTGACTCCATCAACGGACTCGGGGGCGCGGACGTGATCTTCGCCTACGGCGGCAACGACGCAGTCAACGGCGGGACCGGAGCCGACTACATCGACGGCGGGACAGGCCGGGACGCCCTCCGCGGGGGCCCGGGCAGGGACCGGATAGTCAACTAGCCGGCCCCCGCCCGCGCACGCTCTACCGGCTGAGGTGGTGGACGACCGCCGCTGTCAGCCACCGCCACTCGTCCACCCGTGAGGTGATCTCGGGCGCACCGTTCATCACCGCGACCAGCTCCCAGTAGCGCATCGCCCTCGGATCCTGGTCGCGAAGGTGCCCGACGAACGAGGCAACGAAGGCATCGTCGGGCTGCTGTCCATTCGCAGCCGCCTGGGTCTCCACGAACTCCCGCACGATCGCGCCGGCGGAGTCCGACCGCGGGTCCTCGCCCCGGTCCATCGCCTCGCGCGCGGCGAGCACAGCGTCCTCGCTGGACGTCTTGGCCGCCTCGAGGTCGAAGTCGGCCGACCACGTCCTGGACGCCGACTCGCGCATGCCCTGGAGGAATTGGGGGTCGGACAGGATCCCGGACATCTCCACCCACGCGTCCAGCTGCTGCGGAGTGGGGTCATCCGGTAGCTGCGGCGTGCTGGCTTCGATCATGTCTTGCGTCCACTGCTCGTCGATGGGGATCCCCTCCGACACCTGCTGGTAGAAGCCTTCGATGACGGCCTTGCGCTCTTCGTTGGAAAGTCTCGTCACGGCCTGCAACCTCCTCAGGTCTGCTTCGTCGGGTCCGGTCTTGAGTGCGGCCCTGATCGCCGCGGCCACCCGGCCGAGCGAGGTCACGTGAGCCTCGATGGCGCGCAGCCGCAGCT containing:
- a CDS encoding MerR family transcriptional regulator → MDAKPMTIGEIAKRTGLPVKTVRFYSDEGLLPPAQRTQAGYRLYSDSDLVRLDLIRTLREAGLDLAAIRAVLSRELSLAQALELRLRAIEAHVTSLGRVAAAIRAALKTGPDEADLRRLQAVTRLSNEERKAVIEGFYQQVSEGIPIDEQWTQDMIEASTPQLPDDPTPQQLDAWVEMSGILSDPQFLQGMRESASRTWSADFDLEAAKTSSEDAVLAAREAMDRGEDPRSDSAGAIVREFVETQAAANGQQPDDAFVASFVGHLRDQDPRAMRYWELVAVMNGAPEITSRVDEWRWLTAAVVHHLSR